A part of Miscanthus floridulus cultivar M001 chromosome 6, ASM1932011v1, whole genome shotgun sequence genomic DNA contains:
- the LOC136457782 gene encoding uncharacterized protein, whose protein sequence is MSHHQSSRRERWQGDTDGASASASATSWFPAGAALGAAGLATASTAITCMAISEQSSDPPPAALFQQGNDDSSCCYLLALSGLFYSGIAELGAAVWVMAEPRGRVVAGRRLVYASLVPLTAAVGLLAAATLFW, encoded by the coding sequence ATGAGCCACCACCAGTCTTCTAGGCGGGAGCGGTGGCAGGGCGACACCGAcggcgcctccgcctccgcctcggcGACCAGCTGGTTCCCTGCGGGCGCGGCACTGGGGGCTGCAGGCTTGGCCACCGCTTCCACGGCGATCACCTGCATGGCCATCTCCGAGCAGTCGTCCGACCCGCCGCCGGCGGCGTTGTTCCAGCAAGGGAACGACGACTCCAGCTGCTGCTACCTCCTCGCGCTATCGGGGCTCTTCTATTCGGGGatcgccgagctcggcgccgccgTCTGGGTGATGGCCGAACCCCGCGGCCGCGTCGTCGCCGGCAGGAGGCTCGTGTACGCGTCCCTCGTCCCGCTGACGGCCGCCGTCGGCCTGCTAGCGGCGGCCACGCTCTTCTGGTGA